The following are encoded in a window of Cucurbita pepo subsp. pepo cultivar mu-cu-16 chromosome LG12, ASM280686v2, whole genome shotgun sequence genomic DNA:
- the LOC111806413 gene encoding UPF0690 protein C1orf52 homolog: MKRAMPWSDEEDNSSSKESSLSQSDSDADEDSGDAKAIFRVKAGRSSKEKGTEVKSGKRKSIAVDFDTLKRHGYKGGPSVLKVPPPKENEKQDWSWSTGRETRENRETEESYEERQKTRAALENGEQLLTALTQKEKKNISFSQKEKRKRELGQASRGKNYVEEEKRTLRESGIYSGFDT, translated from the exons ATGAAAAGAGCAATGCCATGGAGCGATGAAGAGGACAATTCGTCATCTAAAGAGTCGTCTTTATCACAGTCGGATTCAGACGCTGATGAAGATAGTGGCGATGCAAAAGCGATCTTTCGAGTTAAAGCTGGCCGGTCCTCTAAAGAAAAGGGCACTGAAG TAAAATCTGGGAAGCGGAAGAGCATTGCTGTGGACTTCGATACATTGAAACGCCACGGCTACAAAGGTGGTCCATCAGTCTTGAAAGTACCACCACCAAAAGAGAATGAGAAGCAAGATTGGTCATGGTCTACTGGCAGGGAGACTCGGGAAAACAGAGAGACTGAAGAATCATACGAAGAGAGACAGAAAACAAGAGCTGCACTAGAAAATGGAGAGCAGCTGCTAACCGCGCTAACtcagaaggagaagaagaacattTCCTTCTcccagaaagaaaagaggaaaagagagCTTGGTCAAGCAAGCAGGGGGAAAAATTATGTcgaggaagaaaagagaacgTTGAGGGAGAGTGGAATCTACTCTGGTTTTGATACTTAA
- the LOC111806412 gene encoding homocysteine S-methyltransferase 2-like — MSTMAETTSDKLSSAFMAEFLRNAGGTAIIDGGLATELERQGADLNDPLWSATCLLTSPHLIHKVHMDYLEAGADIIITASYQATIQGFESKGLSTDESESLLRKSVEIACSARDNYIDRCNTSIPDETPDGKIFKKRQILVAASVGSYGAYLADGSEYSGNYGDSITLEALKEFHRRRVKVLAESGPDLIAFETIPNKLEAKAYAELLEEENISVPAWFAFNSKDGIHVVSGDSYSECVSIAESCRNIVAVGINCTPPRFIHGLISSIKKVSTKPIVIYPNSGESYDADLKEWVQNTGVSDDDFVSYVNKWCEIGASLVGGCCRTTPDTIRAIYRTLSKR, encoded by the exons ATGTCTACAATGGCGGAAACTACTTCCGACAAATTGTCATCGGCGTTCATGGCAGAGTTTCTGAGAAATGCCGGTGGCACCGCCATTATTGATGGTGGTTTGGCCACGGAGCTGGAACGGCAAGGCGCCGACCTCAACGATCCTCTTTGGAGCGCTACATGTCTCCTCACTTCCCCTCACCTGATTCACAAA GTACACATGGATTACCTTGAAGCAGGGGCAGATATTATTATCACGGCATCTTATCAA GCCACCATCCAGGGATTTGAGTCCAAAGGACTTTCAACAGATGAAAGTGAATCATTGTTAAGAAAGAGTGTGGAGATCGCCTGTTCAGCACGGGATAATTATATTGATAGGTGTAATACAAGCATTCCTGATGAGACTCCAGAtggtaaaattttcaaaaaacgtcAGATACTTGTAGCAGCTTCAGTGGGGAGCTATGGAGCATATTTGGCTGATGGGTCTGAGTACAG TGGTAATTATGGTGACAGTATTACACTTGAGGCTCTGAAAGAATTCCATAGGAGAAGGGTAAAAGTGCTTGCAGAGTCAGGGCCTGACCTGATTGCATTTGAAACCATTCCCAATAAACTTGAAGCTAAG GCATATGCAGAACTcttggaggaagaaaatatAAGTGTTCCTGCATGGTTTGCTTTCAACTCGAAGGATGGTATCCATGTAGTTAGTGGTGATTCTTACTCTGAATGTGTGTCGATTGCAGAATCGTGCAGAAATATTGTGGCAGTGGGAATCAACTGTACACCGCCTAGGTTTATTCATGGTCTAATATCTTCCATTAAGAAG GTCTCTACAAAGCCTATTGTGATATATCCAAATAGCGGTGAAAGTTATGATGCTGATCTAAAGGAATGGGTG CAAAATACTGGGGTCTCTGATGATGATTTTGTATCATATGTAAACAAATGGTGTGAGATCGGGGCGTCGTTGGTCGGAGGTTGCTGCCGAACCACTCCAGATACAATCAGAGCTATTTACAGGACCCTTTCAAAGAGATAA
- the LOC111806411 gene encoding serine/threonine-protein kinase STY8-like isoform X5, translated as MDLTNGGRAGKAPIANNSGTEVADIVSGKSSNPQENDLGSKLGIGSKSNKDMVFRADKIDFKSWDIQLDRHLSRAWSRDREVPAKKEEWEINLSKLDIRYVKAHGTYGTIYRGNYDGKDAAVKVLDWGEDGVSSVAEIAALRASFRQEVAVWHKLDHPNVAKFYGASMGTSNLKIPPKSPSLDSNQSFPSRACCVVVEYLPGGTLKGFLIKNRKKKLAFKVVIQLALDLSRGLSYLHSKKIVHRDIKTENVLFDAQKTLKIVDFGVARVEAQNPRDMTGETGTLGYMAPEVLDGKPYNRKCDVYSFGICLWETYCCDMPYPDLSFAEISSAVVRQTM; from the exons ATGGATTTAACAAATGGGGGCAGGGCCGGCAAAGCTCCGATAGCGAATAATTCCGGTACCGAAGTAGCTGATATTGTTTCTGGTAAGTCTAGCAATCCCCAAGAGAATGATTTGGGATCAAAGTTGGGGATAGGAAGCAAAAGCAACAAGGATATGGTATTTCGTGCTGATAAGATTGATTTCAAGAGCTGGGATATTCAGCTGGATAGACACTTGAGCAGGGCATGGTCAAGGGACAGGGAAGTGCCTGCCAAAAAGGAAGAATGGGAGATTAACTTGTCTAAACTTGATATCAGATATGTTAAAGCTCATGGCACTTATGGTACTATTTACAGAGGAAACTATGATGGCAAAGATGCTGCAG TGAAAGTGCTTGATTGGGGGGAGGACGGTGTTTCCTCCGTTGCTGAAATTGCTGCTCTTAGAGCATCTTTTCGCCAGGAAGTTGCTGTATGGCATAAGCTTGACCATCCCAATGTTGCCAAG TTTTATGGAGCTTCAATGGGGACCTCCAACCTTAAAATCCCTCCCAAAAGCCCATCACTTGACAGTAACCAATCTTTTCCTTCAAGGGCTTGCTGCGTTGTTGTTGAGTATCTTCCAGGTGGAACGCTAAAGGGCTTTTTAATCAAAaacaggaaaaagaaacttgcATTTAAGGTTGTGATTCAACTTGCTTTGGATCTTTCTAGAGG TTTGAGTTATCTACACTCCAAAAAGATTGTACACCGTGATATTAAGACGGAGAACGTGCTGTTTGATGCTCAGAAGACTCTCAAAATTGTTGATTTTGGCGTTGCTCGAGTCGAAGCGCAGAATCCACGGGATATGACTGGAGAAACTGGCACGCTCGGTTACATGGCTCCCGAg GTCCTTGATGGTAAGCCTTATAATCGAAAATGTGATGTCTACAGTTTTGGTATATGTTTGTGGGAAACATATTGCTGCGATATGCCTTACCCAGATCTCAGTTTTGCTGAAATTTCATCTGCAGTTGTACGCCAG ACGATGTAG